From the Alphaproteobacteria bacterium genome, one window contains:
- a CDS encoding septum formation initiator family protein — MGIIYELKRHIKHIVPPVIAICLLIYFVYHFFQGDRGVHRWLQLRQEIRTSKSLLEETEKNKAKLELKVLKITDENNLDLDLLEEEVRKTLNYGTKNDWVIYNHP, encoded by the coding sequence ATGGGCATCATTTATGAATTAAAGCGGCATATTAAACATATTGTGCCTCCTGTTATCGCAATTTGTTTGCTTATTTATTTTGTATACCATTTTTTTCAAGGTGATAGAGGTGTGCATCGTTGGTTGCAGCTTCGTCAAGAAATTCGTACATCGAAAAGCCTATTGGAAGAAACAGAAAAAAATAAAGCAAAATTAGAATTGAAAGTTTTAAAAATTACAGATGAAAATAATTTAGATCTCGATTTGTTAGAAGAAGAAGTAAGAAAAACTTTAAATTACGGGACCAAAAATGATTGGGTTATTTATAACCACCCATAA
- a CDS encoding DUF2141 domain-containing protein: protein MINFQSDQGQVTGGLYQSANFLDKTQRLQFAQSIIKNKKAYLHFKNVPAGHYAVSLLHDINQNGMMDYNWVGIPIEGYGFSNNAKPSLLGPPSGKEAEFLINNQDIAITISINYW, encoded by the coding sequence GTGATTAATTTTCAAAGTGATCAAGGTCAAGTTACAGGCGGATTATATCAAAGCGCCAATTTTCTTGATAAAACCCAACGCTTGCAATTTGCCCAATCTATCATCAAAAATAAAAAAGCATATTTGCATTTTAAAAATGTTCCAGCTGGGCATTATGCGGTTAGTCTTTTACATGATATAAATCAAAATGGAATGATGGATTATAATTGGGTTGGGATCCCCATCGAAGGATATGGATTTAGTAATAATGCTAAACCTAGTTTATTGGGCCCACCTTCTGGTAAAGAGGCAGAGTTTTTAATCAATAATCAAGATATTGCAATAACTATTTCTATAAACTATTGGTGA
- the eno gene encoding phosphopyruvate hydratase has translation MTAIVDIRARQIFDSRGNPTVEVDVELETGIIGRAAAPSGASTGQFEAIEVRDQEKAYGGKGVSKVVDVINTEIAQLLCGFDANHQMLIDQNMIQLDGTENKSRLGANGLLSVSFAVARAAATEKDIPLYRYLGGTYAHILPVPFMNVINGGAHADNPLDCQEFMIVPKGAKSFSEAMKMGAEVFQALKAELKKAGHNTNVGDEGGFAPDMADTKNVLDFLIKAIEKAGYKSGSDIAIALDVAATELYKNGIYHWLGEKQKFDAPGLIKFYESIIKNYPVISIEDGMAEDDWEGWQELTKTLGSKVQLVGDDLFVTNPKRLKQGIKQKTANALLVKVNQIGTLTETMEAMDIAHRAGYKTMMSHRSGETEDTFIADLAVAANCGQIKTGSLSRSERLAKYNQLLRIEEELGPLAKYKNINE, from the coding sequence ATGACAGCTATTGTTGATATTCGTGCCCGACAAATTTTTGATAGTCGTGGTAACCCAACAGTTGAAGTTGATGTAGAGCTTGAAACAGGTATTATCGGGCGTGCAGCTGCACCTTCAGGCGCATCAACAGGACAATTTGAAGCTATTGAGGTACGCGATCAAGAAAAAGCCTATGGTGGTAAAGGTGTTAGTAAAGTAGTTGATGTGATTAATACAGAAATTGCGCAGCTTTTATGTGGATTTGATGCTAACCATCAAATGCTTATTGATCAAAATATGATACAGCTTGATGGTACAGAAAATAAATCAAGATTAGGGGCTAATGGCCTTTTAAGTGTAAGTTTTGCGGTTGCAAGAGCGGCAGCTACAGAGAAAGATATACCCCTTTATCGTTATCTTGGTGGCACTTATGCTCATATTTTACCTGTTCCCTTTATGAATGTAATTAACGGGGGGGCGCATGCTGATAATCCCCTTGATTGTCAAGAATTTATGATTGTACCAAAAGGTGCCAAATCTTTTTCAGAAGCTATGAAAATGGGGGCAGAGGTTTTCCAAGCATTGAAAGCTGAATTGAAAAAAGCAGGACATAATACAAATGTAGGTGATGAAGGTGGGTTTGCCCCAGATATGGCAGATACAAAAAATGTGCTAGATTTTTTAATTAAAGCTATTGAAAAGGCTGGCTACAAAAGTGGTTCCGATATCGCTATTGCACTTGATGTAGCTGCAACGGAACTTTATAAAAATGGTATATATCATTGGTTAGGTGAAAAACAAAAATTTGATGCTCCAGGATTAATTAAATTTTATGAATCTATTATTAAAAATTATCCTGTTATTTCTATCGAAGATGGTATGGCCGAAGATGATTGGGAAGGCTGGCAAGAATTAACAAAAACTCTTGGCTCAAAGGTACAATTGGTTGGTGATGATCTTTTTGTAACTAATCCAAAAAGACTAAAACAGGGTATTAAACAAAAAACGGCCAATGCTTTGCTTGTGAAAGTAAACCAAATTGGGACATTAACCGAAACAATGGAAGCTATGGATATAGCACATCGTGCTGGTTATAAGACAATGATGTCCCATCGTTCAGGTGAAACTGAAGATACATTTATTGCTGATTTAGCTGTGGCAGCAAATTGTGGCCAGATTAAAACTGGGTCATTGTCGCGTTCTGAACGTTTGGCTAAATATAATCAACTTTTACGTATTGAAGAAGAGTTAGGTCCACTTGCAAAATACAAAAACATAAATGAATAA
- the hutH gene encoding histidine ammonia-lyase — protein sequence MLYILRPGMLTLEDLKLLMVKPYKKVELDSSCWHGIDESVRTIEEILASGQVVYGINTGFGRLAQSHIDKDNLQELQKRLVLSHAAGTGNLLDDTIVRLILIIKINSLARGYSGVRAHVIKMLLRLLNEDAYPCIPSKGSVGASGDLAPLAHLSTALLGVGQISLKGKILPASEVLSLLKLAPIELAAKEGLALLNGSQASTALAVFSLLQSDICFKSALTIGALSVDAAAGSDAPFDARIHAVRNQTGQIEVASILRYLLKDSKIRQSHINCERVQDPYSLRCQPQVMGACFDHLKHAAYIIEREVNAVSDNPLIFADDDQVLSGGNFHAEPVALAADAMAVAVSEIGALSERRIALLIDSSISGLPPFLVEEPGLNSGFMIAHVTAAALASENKSLAHPASVDSLPTSANQEDHVSMATFAARRLIEMADNVKTILAIELLAAVQGIGFRAPHKTSPILENIVQLVRGQVAPWKEDRYMAPDIAYGKRLIDEELVAHPVKLTLLNSKLG from the coding sequence ATGTTATATATATTACGTCCAGGTATGTTAACCCTTGAAGATTTAAAACTTTTAATGGTTAAACCTTATAAAAAAGTGGAACTTGATTCTTCGTGTTGGCATGGTATTGACGAAAGCGTTAGAACAATTGAGGAAATTTTGGCAAGTGGACAGGTTGTTTATGGAATTAATACTGGATTTGGGCGTTTGGCCCAAAGCCATATTGATAAAGATAATCTGCAAGAGTTACAGAAAAGATTAGTTTTATCCCATGCGGCAGGGACAGGGAATTTATTAGATGATACTATCGTACGTTTAATTTTAATCATTAAAATAAATAGTTTGGCGCGTGGTTATTCGGGGGTCCGAGCTCATGTTATTAAAATGTTGCTTCGTTTATTAAATGAAGATGCTTATCCTTGTATTCCTTCTAAAGGTTCTGTTGGTGCGTCAGGTGATCTTGCTCCCCTTGCACATCTTTCGACAGCTCTTTTAGGGGTTGGTCAGATAAGTTTAAAAGGTAAAATTCTTCCTGCCTCAGAAGTTTTAAGTTTATTAAAATTAGCACCTATTGAACTTGCAGCTAAAGAAGGATTAGCTTTATTAAATGGAAGTCAAGCATCAACTGCACTTGCAGTTTTTTCTTTATTGCAATCTGATATTTGTTTTAAGTCAGCATTAACAATTGGTGCTTTAAGTGTTGATGCAGCGGCTGGAAGTGATGCTCCATTTGATGCACGTATCCATGCTGTAAGAAATCAAACAGGCCAGATTGAAGTTGCATCAATTTTACGCTATCTTTTGAAAGACAGTAAAATTCGTCAATCCCATATCAATTGTGAACGGGTCCAAGATCCTTATTCATTGCGTTGTCAACCCCAAGTTATGGGCGCATGTTTTGATCATTTAAAACATGCAGCTTATATCATTGAAAGAGAGGTTAATGCTGTTTCTGATAATCCCTTGATTTTTGCGGATGATGATCAAGTTTTGTCAGGTGGTAATTTTCATGCTGAACCTGTTGCCTTAGCTGCCGATGCTATGGCTGTTGCTGTTTCAGAAATAGGCGCCTTATCTGAAAGAAGAATAGCTTTGCTAATTGATAGTAGTATAAGTGGGTTACCACCTTTTTTAGTAGAAGAGCCTGGATTAAACTCTGGTTTTATGATTGCGCATGTAACTGCTGCAGCTTTGGCCAGTGAAAATAAAAGTCTAGCTCATCCTGCAAGTGTGGATAGTTTACCAACATCAGCCAATCAAGAAGATCATGTCAGTATGGCAACTTTTGCAGCACGACGTCTTATAGAAATGGCTGATAATGTTAAAACAATTCTTGCTATAGAACTTTTAGCGGCTGTTCAAGGTATAGGATTTCGTGCGCCTCATAAAACTAGCCCTATTTTAGAAAACATTGTTCAGTTGGTCCGAGGGCAAGTTGCTCCTTGGAAAGAAGATCGGTATATGGCGCCAGATATTGCCTATGGAAAAAGACTTATTGATGAAGAACTTGTGGCGCATCCCGTAAAATTAACTTTGTTAAACTCTAAACTAGGTTGA